One Prevotella intermedia ATCC 25611 = DSM 20706 DNA window includes the following coding sequences:
- a CDS encoding ABC transporter permease: MNFPLFIARKINGNEDKDRKVSKPAIRIAMLGVAIGLAVMIVSVCVVLGFKHTIRDKVVGFGSHITVANFNSFQRSENYPIVVNDSLKRALMQTQGVRHVQRYAYTQGILKTDDDFLGVMLKGVGSDFDSTFIHQNMVAGSIPAFSDVKSQQKILLSKAIAEKLDLKVGDRIYAYFVNEQGVRTRRFTISGIYETNLKQFDSQICFTDLYTTNKLNGWQTEQCSGAEVQVNDFEQLDAVALNILNKVKGKTDRYGDSYSTATIMEQNPQIFSWLDLMDLNVWIILALMVSVAGVTMISGLLIIILERTQMIGIMKAMGTKNAQIRHIFLWFATFIIGKGLLWGNLVGLGLVFLQKYTGFVTLDPKTYYVSTVPVELNVLLILALNLATLLICVFVLIAPSYLISHIHPAKTMHYE; the protein is encoded by the coding sequence ATGAACTTTCCTTTATTTATAGCACGAAAGATAAACGGCAACGAAGACAAAGATAGAAAGGTGTCTAAACCCGCCATTCGCATTGCTATGCTTGGTGTTGCAATCGGTCTTGCCGTTATGATAGTGTCTGTTTGTGTTGTTCTTGGTTTCAAACATACTATCCGTGATAAGGTCGTAGGCTTTGGCAGCCATATCACGGTGGCTAATTTCAATTCCTTTCAGCGTTCCGAGAATTACCCCATTGTGGTGAACGACAGTCTGAAACGTGCCTTGATGCAAACGCAAGGTGTGCGCCACGTGCAGCGTTATGCCTACACACAGGGTATCTTGAAGACCGATGACGACTTCCTTGGTGTAATGCTGAAAGGTGTGGGAAGCGATTTTGACTCTACCTTTATACATCAAAATATGGTTGCGGGCAGCATTCCAGCGTTCTCAGATGTAAAGAGTCAGCAGAAAATATTGCTTTCAAAAGCCATTGCAGAGAAGCTTGATTTGAAGGTGGGGGATAGGATTTATGCCTACTTTGTGAACGAACAGGGAGTGCGTACTCGCCGTTTTACCATTTCGGGCATCTACGAAACCAACTTGAAACAGTTCGATTCGCAGATTTGTTTCACCGATTTGTACACTACAAACAAGCTGAATGGCTGGCAGACAGAGCAGTGTAGCGGGGCAGAAGTGCAGGTAAACGACTTTGAACAGCTCGATGCCGTCGCCTTAAACATATTGAATAAGGTGAAAGGAAAGACCGACCGATATGGCGACAGCTATTCGACTGCCACGATAATGGAGCAAAATCCGCAGATATTCTCGTGGCTCGACCTTATGGATTTGAACGTTTGGATAATCCTCGCACTTATGGTTTCGGTTGCAGGAGTAACGATGATTTCGGGTTTGCTCATCATTATCTTGGAGCGCACGCAGATGATTGGTATTATGAAAGCGATGGGAACAAAGAACGCCCAGATACGCCACATCTTCCTATGGTTTGCTACTTTCATCATTGGAAAAGGCTTGCTGTGGGGCAATCTCGTGGGCTTAGGACTGGTATTCTTGCAGAAATACACTGGTTTTGTTACGCTCGACCCTAAGACATACTATGTCAGCACCGTTCCAGTCGAACTCAACGTGCTGCTTATATTGGCTTTAAACCTTGCCACCTTATTAATATGTGTCTTTGTTCTCATTGCGCCAAGCTATCTGATTAGCCACATTCACCCTGCCAAAACGATGCATTACGAATAA
- a CDS encoding HU family DNA-binding protein, which yields MAFYKKMKMKVNGKWYPKSVLVGSPISTEQVAKRLAAESTVSPADVRAVLTALGGVMGDYMAQGRSVKLDGIGSFYFTASTNKNGVATEKEVTAKLINGVRVRFLPETRYRGGGKGRVSTRGLSDVDIEWEEWKGKTVSDDSGSPSTPGGSEHP from the coding sequence ATGGCATTCTACAAGAAAATGAAAATGAAAGTGAACGGAAAATGGTATCCCAAATCCGTTTTAGTAGGTTCACCCATCAGTACTGAACAAGTGGCGAAGCGTTTAGCAGCCGAATCGACGGTGAGTCCTGCCGATGTTCGCGCCGTGCTGACCGCCCTCGGTGGCGTGATGGGCGACTATATGGCGCAGGGACGCTCGGTGAAGTTAGATGGTATCGGCTCGTTCTATTTCACGGCATCAACCAATAAAAACGGCGTTGCTACGGAGAAGGAAGTAACAGCCAAACTCATCAACGGCGTGCGTGTGCGTTTCCTACCCGAGACCCGCTACCGTGGCGGAGGTAAGGGACGTGTGTCTACCCGTGGTTTGTCGGACGTGGACATCGAATGGGAAGAATGGAAAGGCAAGACGGTTTCAGACGATTCAGGCTCGCCTTCTACTCCGGGTGGTAGTGAGCACCCATAA